Proteins from one Lonchura striata isolate bLonStr1 chromosome 6, bLonStr1.mat, whole genome shotgun sequence genomic window:
- the RPLP2 gene encoding large ribosomal subunit protein P2, with protein MRYVAAYLLAVLGGNESPTSKDLKKILDSVGIETDDERMNKVISELNGKNIEDVIAQGNGKLASMPAGGAVAVSAGGGSAAPAAAAAPAAAEEKKEEKKEESEESDDDMGFGLFD; from the exons ATGCGTTACGTCGCAGCTTATCTGCTCGCCGTGCTCGGGGGCAACGAGTCCCCCACGTCCAAGGACTTGAAAAAGATCCTCGACAGCGTCGGCATCGAGACGGACGATGAACGCATGAACAAG GTTATTAGTGagctgaatggaaaaaatattgaagATGTAATTGCCCAGG GCAATGGAAAACTTGCCAGCATGCCGGCTGGGGGAGCCGTGGCAGTCTCTGCTGGAgggggctctgctgctcctgccgcagctgctgcccctgctgccG ctgaggagaagaaagaagagaagaaggaggaatCAGAAGAATCTGATGATGACATGGGATTTGGCCTCTTTGATTAA
- the PNPLA2 gene encoding patatin-like phospholipase domain-containing protein 2 → MFPLDSTWNISFAGCGFLGVYHVGVASCLQEHAPFLVANAKKVYGASAGALTATALVSGACLGEAGASIIRVSKEARKRFLGPLHPSFNLVKTIRMSLSKVVPENGHEVAAGRLGISLTRVSDGENVILSDFNSKEELIQACICSTFIPVYCGLIPPTLRGVRYVDGGISDNLPQYELKNTITVSPFSGESDICPRDSSTNMHELRVTNTSIQFNLRNLYRLSKALFPPEPQVLRDMCKQGYRDALHFLKKNGLLHPPSPARPLLAIEAPPGDKKEEETEAEDQLEDNTALAVVEEHIFEHLPPRLNQALLEACAERRSFLTGLSNMLPVRVATAMMVPYMLPLESAVSFTVRLLEWLPDIPEDIRWMREQMTEICNYLVKKAKKKLGSHLSARLYYHLELGGPQKLPISPAAPCGEALPMWMRSNRSVSDVMMKWEEYQRQLMLGLLCINVDMQASLFPREGFQLKLPPLDCAKECLPLF, encoded by the exons ATGTTCCCGCTGGACTCCACCTGGAATATCTCCTTCGCCGGCTGCGGCTTCCTGGGGGTGTACCACGTCGGCGTAgccagctgcctgcaggaacATGCCCCGTTCCTGGTCGCCAACGCCAAGAAGGTGTACGGCGCCTCGGCCGGGGCGCTCACCGCCACCGCCCTCGTCAGCGGCGCCTGCCTCG GTGAAGCTGGTGCCAGCATTATTCGGGTGTCAAAAGAAGCCCGGAAGAGGTTCTTGGGCCCTCTCCACCCCTCTTTCAACTTGGTGAAAACCATTCGGATGTCCCTGTCCAAGGTGGTGCCAGAGAATGGGCATGAGGTTGCAGCAGGACGTTTGGGTATTTCCCTGACACGGGTCTCTGATGGAGAAAATGTGATACTGTCAGACTTCAATTCCAAGGAGGAACTGATCCAG GCCTGTATCTGCAGCACCTTTATCCCTGTCTACTGTGGGCTGATACCTCCAACCTTGCGTGGAGTG aGATATGTTGATGGAGGGATTTCTGACAATTTGCCCCAATATGAGCTGAAGAACACAATCACGGTGTCTCCGTTCTCGGGAGAGAGCGATATCTGCCCACGGGACAGTTCCACAAATATGCATGAGCTGAGAGTCACCAATACAAGCATCCAGTTCAACCTTCGCAACCTCTACCGCCTCTCAAAGGCCCTGTTTCCTCCGGAGCCACAG GTGCTGCGGGATATGTGCAAGCAGGGCTATCGAGATGCACTGCACTTCCTGAAGAAGAATG GTCTCCTTCATCCTCCAAGTCCTGCCCGTCCTCTCCTTGCCATAGAAGCACCTCCAGGAGacaagaaagaggaagaaacagaagcTGAGGACCAACTAGAGGACAACACTGCTCTTGCTGTTGTTGAAGAGCATATCTTTGAACACTTGCCTCCCAGACTGAACCAAG ctctcctggaggCTTGTGCTGAAAGAAGAAGTTTCTTGACTGGCCTGAGCAACATGCTGCCTGTGCGTGTGGCCACGGCCATGATGGTCCCCTACATGCTGCCTCTGGAGTCTGCAGTTTCCTTCACTGTCAG GTTGCTCGAATGGCTCCCAGATATCCCTGAAGATATAAGATGGATGAGGGAGCAGATGACAGAAATCTGCAACTATCTTGTGAAGAAAGCCAAGAAGAAACTAGGCAGCCATCTTTCAGCCAG GCTTTACTACCACCTCGAGCTGGGAGGGCCCCAGAAGCTGCCAAtttctcccgcggcaccctgtGGTGAAGCACTGCCCATGTGGATGAGGAGCAACCGCTCCGTTTCTGATGTCATGATGAAGTGGGAGGAGTACCAGCGCCAGCTCATGCTGGGCTTGCTCTGCATCAACGTGGACATGCAAGCCTCCCTCTTCCCTCGGGAAGGGTTTCAGTTAAAGCTTCCACCTCTAGACTGTGCAAAAGAGTGCCTGCCACTCTTCTGA